In SAR324 cluster bacterium, the genomic window TGGCGATGCCAATTCCTACAAGTGCTGCCAATGACGATAAGATGATAACCGTTGTTTTTGCGTTTTTGTTCATAAGCTTAAACAGTGGAAAGTTATAATGGTAATCTCAACCAATATAGAGCACAAAAACAAGAAGTAGGAAAACTTAATCTTTAGGATATAGCTTATTATTCTTCACAATCATTGAGTTCACCTTACCATTCTGATCTCGTTGAAAGTAGACAGAAAACTCTCCTACATAAATTCCTTCATGATTGGGATCAACAAAATGATCAGCTCCCATCTTGGACAAAGTGATTGGTCTCGCGAGTGGCGTTCCTTCTCGCAGATTTAGCAAAATTAGATTCTCTCCCATCTCTGTCACGTAGTAGTGCCAGTGGTGATCATCTGAATAAAAGTTTTCATACTCTGCGTATAGCAGCGGTCTATCAAACGATTTAGGATCAGCCAACACTCTACCGACCATTTCATATAAATTCCTTGAGATGCTTTGGGGATGGTTGAAATAAACAGGTGCCTCAACTGTATTGGAGAGGACAACGACTCCCAGTTTGTTTTGATTGTCCATTACCAATTCTGCAGCAAATCCGATCAAGCCCCCACTGTGCAAAACAAACTCTTTTTCTCGAAAATAACCAAGCCCTGTTCCACCAAGTTCTAGGGTGTTTGCGAGAGAAGCTAACGCAGTATTTAACCTTGGATGAAGTTCAATGGGCAATGGTATCCACTGGACCTTCTGCATCTCGGACAACGTGGCTCTTGCAAGGAGTGTTTGGTCCTCCGCACTGAGTGTACGAAAATGCCAACTAATGAATTTAGCCAGATCCGTGACAGTAGAAATGAGTCCGGAAGATGGCAATCCTAAGATACTCGCCATTTCTGGAAATTCATTTTTCAATCGCTGGTCTCCAACGATTCGGCTGTATCCAATCACCTTCGTAGTTTCCGAATCAGTGGGAAAGCGAGTGGACTCCAGTTGTAAAGGTGTGAGGATAACTTCTTGGATATACTGCTCATAGGGCAATCCGG contains:
- a CDS encoding serine hydrolase gives rise to the protein DITIKSILTHTTGLPTNPNFLLDKRGQNQALALDEFLKELAQQSLLFPPNRIYKYSNLAMNLGGLIIERVSGLPYEQYIQEVILTPLQLESTRFPTDSETTKVIGYSRIVGDQRLKNEFPEMASILGLPSSGLISTVTDLAKFISWHFRTLSAEDQTLLARATLSEMQKVQWIPLPIELHPRLNTALASLANTLELGGTGLGYFREKEFVLHSGGLIGFAAELVMDNQNKLGVVVLSNTVEAPVYFNHPQSISRNLYEMVGRVLADPKSFDRPLLYAEYENFYSDDHHWHYYVTEMGENLILLNLREGTPLARPITLSKMGADHFVDPNHEGIYVGEFSVYFQRDQNGKVNSMIVKNNKLYPKD